One part of the Anaeromyxobacter sp. Fw109-5 genome encodes these proteins:
- a CDS encoding Gfo/Idh/MocA family protein, whose protein sequence is MSTAPARAAATRPRLGFLGVGWIGRHRMEAVAKSGAAEVAAVADPVGDAAREAAQSAPGCAVAASLDELLALPLDGIVIATPSALHVEQAVRALERGLAVFCQKPLGRTAAEARRAVDAARAADRLLAVDLSYRHVRGVPEVRRLVQEGALGRVHAVNLAFHNAYGPDKAWFYDVRQSGGGCVMDLGIHLVDLSLWVLGFPKVLDVASRVTSKGAPLAGRDAVEDCAQALLLLEGGTAAQLACSWRISAGRACAIEAAFYGTEGGAALRNVDGSFYDFTVERYRGTAREVLATPPDAWGGRAAVAFAEALAAGRGFDAEVEGLVRVAEALDAIYERAR, encoded by the coding sequence ATGAGCACCGCGCCCGCACGGGCGGCAGCGACGCGCCCGCGGCTCGGCTTCCTCGGCGTCGGCTGGATCGGCCGCCACCGCATGGAGGCGGTGGCGAAGAGCGGCGCCGCCGAGGTGGCGGCGGTCGCCGATCCCGTCGGGGACGCGGCGCGGGAGGCGGCGCAGTCCGCGCCCGGCTGCGCGGTCGCGGCGTCGCTCGACGAGCTCCTCGCCCTTCCGCTCGACGGGATCGTCATCGCCACGCCGAGCGCGCTCCACGTGGAGCAGGCGGTGCGCGCGCTCGAGCGCGGCCTCGCGGTGTTCTGCCAGAAGCCGCTCGGGCGTACCGCGGCGGAGGCCCGGCGCGCGGTCGACGCCGCGCGCGCGGCCGATCGGCTCCTCGCCGTCGATCTCTCCTACCGCCACGTGCGCGGCGTCCCTGAGGTGCGGCGCCTCGTGCAGGAGGGGGCCCTCGGGCGCGTCCACGCGGTGAACCTGGCCTTCCACAACGCCTACGGCCCGGACAAGGCCTGGTTCTACGACGTCCGCCAGTCGGGCGGCGGCTGCGTGATGGACCTCGGCATCCACCTCGTCGACCTCTCCCTGTGGGTGCTGGGGTTCCCGAAGGTGCTCGACGTCGCGAGCCGCGTCACCTCGAAGGGCGCCCCGCTCGCCGGCCGCGACGCCGTGGAGGACTGCGCGCAGGCGCTCCTCCTGCTCGAGGGCGGCACCGCCGCGCAGCTCGCCTGCTCGTGGCGCATCTCCGCCGGGCGCGCCTGCGCCATCGAGGCCGCGTTCTACGGCACCGAAGGCGGCGCTGCACTGCGCAACGTGGACGGCTCGTTCTACGACTTCACGGTCGAGCGCTACCGCGGCACGGCGCGCGAGGTGCTCGCCACGCCGCCCGACGCCTGGGGGGGACGCGCCGCCGTGGCCTTCGCCGAGGCGCTCGCCGCCGGGCGCGGCTTCGACGCCGAGGTGGAGGGGCTCGTCCGCGTCGCGGAGGCGCTGGACGCGATCTATGAGCGGGCACGATGA
- a CDS encoding glycosyltransferase family 4 protein: protein MSGHDEAPRGAARGPRVLLTADTVGGVFAYAAELCAALAQRGCAVALATQGRPLSADQRAELARVPGLEVHEGTGKLEWMQDPWDDVAREGERLLSIARRFRPDVVHLNGYAHGALPFGVPKVVVAHSCVLSWFEAVRHAPAPPSFDRYRLEVRRGLDGADAVVAPTRAMLRALERHHGKVRRGLVIANGRAPERYPPRPKEPFVLCAARLWDEAKGAATLDAAAGRLAWPVLLAGDEMSPDLAHPGASAPRHARPLGRLAPDALAVWYGRASIYALPARYEPFGLSALEAALAGCALVLGDVPSLREVWLGAAAFVPPGDVEALASTLAGIVHDAPARAELGRQARRRALLFGRERMAERYLATYGGLLARAEEGAVPCAS from the coding sequence ATGAGCGGGCACGATGAGGCACCCCGGGGCGCGGCCCGCGGGCCGCGCGTCCTCCTGACGGCGGACACCGTGGGCGGCGTCTTCGCCTACGCGGCGGAGCTCTGCGCCGCGCTCGCGCAGCGCGGCTGCGCCGTCGCGCTCGCGACGCAGGGGCGCCCGCTCTCCGCGGACCAGCGGGCGGAGCTGGCGCGTGTTCCCGGCCTCGAGGTGCACGAGGGGACGGGCAAGCTCGAGTGGATGCAGGATCCCTGGGACGACGTCGCGCGGGAGGGAGAGCGGCTCCTCTCGATCGCGCGGCGGTTCCGGCCGGACGTCGTGCACCTCAACGGCTACGCGCACGGCGCGCTGCCGTTCGGGGTGCCGAAGGTGGTCGTGGCCCACTCCTGCGTCCTCTCCTGGTTCGAGGCGGTGCGCCACGCGCCCGCGCCGCCGTCGTTCGACCGCTACCGCCTCGAGGTGCGCCGCGGGCTCGACGGCGCCGACGCGGTGGTGGCGCCGACGCGGGCCATGCTCCGCGCCCTCGAGCGCCACCACGGCAAGGTCCGGCGCGGGCTCGTCATCGCGAACGGCCGCGCCCCCGAGCGCTACCCGCCGCGCCCGAAGGAGCCGTTCGTGCTCTGCGCCGCGCGGCTGTGGGACGAGGCGAAGGGGGCAGCCACGCTCGACGCGGCCGCAGGCCGCCTCGCCTGGCCGGTGCTGCTCGCAGGCGATGAGATGAGCCCGGACCTCGCCCACCCCGGCGCCTCGGCGCCGCGCCACGCGCGCCCCCTGGGACGGCTCGCGCCCGACGCGCTCGCCGTGTGGTACGGCCGCGCCTCGATCTATGCGCTCCCCGCACGGTACGAGCCCTTCGGCCTCTCCGCGCTGGAGGCGGCGCTCGCCGGCTGCGCCCTGGTGCTCGGCGACGTCCCGAGCCTCCGTGAGGTCTGGCTCGGCGCCGCGGCCTTCGTCCCGCCCGGGGACGTGGAGGCGCTCGCCTCGACGCTCGCGGGGATCGTCCACGACGCGCCGGCGCGCGCCGAGCTCGGGCGCCAGGCGCGGCGGCGCGCCTTGCTCTTCGGGCGCGAGCGGATGGCGGAGCGCTACCTCGCGACGTACGGCGGCCTGCTCGCGCGGGCGGAGGAGGGGGCGGTCCCGTGCGCGTCGTGA
- a CDS encoding glycosyltransferase, with translation MRVVTFCHSLLSDWNHGNAHFLRGVATELVARGHAVRAFEPAGAWSLLNLVADAGQAAVEDARRAYPTLDVARYDPATLDVDAAVDGADLVLVHEWNDPEVVRRVGDHRRRSRRPYLLLFHDTHHRAVTAPEEMAAYDLSGYDGVLAFGEALREVYVARGWARRAFTWHEAADVRVFRPLEAPPEGDLVFVGNWGDDERTRELAEFLLEPVKALRLRARVHGVRYPPEGLAALSQAGAAYGRYLPNHRVPEVFARHRVTVHVPRGPYARALRGIPTIRPFEALACGIPLASAPWEDAEGLFAPGEDFLVARTGDEMRAHLRAVLEDPALAASLRARGLAAIRARHTCAHRVDQLLSIHARLAGEALAHAPDPGRQR, from the coding sequence GTGCGCGTCGTGACGTTCTGCCACTCGCTCCTCTCCGACTGGAACCACGGGAACGCCCACTTCCTGCGGGGCGTCGCGACCGAGCTCGTCGCGCGCGGCCACGCGGTGCGCGCCTTCGAGCCAGCCGGAGCCTGGTCGCTCCTGAACCTGGTCGCCGACGCCGGCCAGGCGGCGGTCGAGGACGCGCGCCGCGCCTACCCGACGCTCGACGTCGCGCGCTACGACCCCGCCACGCTCGACGTCGACGCGGCGGTGGACGGGGCGGACCTCGTCCTCGTGCACGAGTGGAACGACCCCGAGGTGGTGCGTCGCGTCGGCGATCACCGCCGGCGCTCGCGCCGGCCGTACCTGCTCCTCTTCCACGACACGCACCACCGCGCCGTCACCGCCCCCGAGGAGATGGCGGCCTACGACCTCTCCGGCTACGACGGCGTGCTCGCCTTCGGCGAGGCGCTGCGCGAGGTCTACGTCGCGCGCGGCTGGGCGCGGCGCGCCTTCACCTGGCACGAGGCGGCGGACGTGCGGGTGTTCCGGCCGCTGGAGGCGCCGCCGGAGGGCGACCTCGTCTTCGTGGGGAACTGGGGGGACGACGAGCGGACGCGCGAGCTCGCCGAGTTCCTGCTCGAGCCGGTGAAGGCGCTCCGCCTGCGCGCGCGCGTGCACGGCGTGCGCTACCCGCCGGAGGGGCTCGCCGCGCTCTCGCAGGCCGGCGCGGCGTACGGCCGGTACCTGCCGAACCACCGCGTCCCAGAGGTGTTCGCGCGCCACCGCGTGACGGTGCACGTGCCGCGCGGCCCGTACGCCCGGGCCCTGCGCGGCATCCCCACCATCCGCCCGTTCGAGGCGCTCGCCTGCGGGATCCCGCTCGCCTCCGCGCCGTGGGAGGACGCCGAGGGGCTCTTCGCCCCGGGCGAGGACTTCCTCGTCGCCCGCACCGGCGACGAGATGCGCGCCCACCTGCGCGCCGTGCTCGAGGATCCCGCGCTCGCGGCCTCGCTCCGCGCGCGCGGCCTCGCGGCCATCCGCGCGCGCCACACCTGCGCGCACCGGGTCGACCAGCTGCTCTCCATCCATGCGCGCCTCGCGGGCGAGGCCCTGGCCCACGCCCCCGACCCGGGGAGGCAAAGATGA
- a CDS encoding TIGR04290 family methyltransferase — protein sequence MNRSSLSRQEIEARVQALGPWFHNLDLDGVKTAPQHFLGDYPAVAWERVSHVLPERLDGRTVLDIGCNAGFFSLEMARRGAARVVGVDSDPRYLAQARLAAEVSGLDVEWRELSVYDVARLGEKFDVVLFMGVLYHLRHPLLALDLVREHVARDTLVFQSMIRGAQGRLQVAPDYPFSETEIFDHPSWPKLHFVEHEYAGDWTNWWVPNRPCVEAMLRSAGFAPEPVPSSEIYVCRVTERTARAGAVYPAEGMRP from the coding sequence ATGAACCGAAGCTCGCTGTCGCGTCAGGAGATCGAGGCGCGGGTCCAGGCGCTCGGACCCTGGTTCCACAACCTCGACCTCGACGGCGTGAAGACGGCGCCGCAGCACTTCCTGGGCGACTACCCGGCCGTCGCCTGGGAGCGGGTGTCGCACGTGCTGCCCGAGCGGCTCGACGGCCGGACGGTGCTGGACATCGGCTGCAACGCCGGCTTCTTCTCGCTGGAAATGGCCCGCCGCGGCGCGGCCCGCGTGGTGGGGGTGGACTCGGATCCCCGCTACCTCGCGCAGGCGCGGCTCGCCGCGGAGGTGAGCGGCCTCGACGTCGAGTGGCGCGAGCTCTCCGTCTACGACGTCGCTCGGCTCGGCGAGAAGTTCGACGTGGTGCTGTTCATGGGCGTGCTCTACCACCTCCGCCACCCGCTGCTCGCGCTCGACCTCGTGCGCGAGCACGTCGCCCGCGACACGCTCGTCTTCCAGTCGATGATCCGCGGCGCGCAGGGACGGCTGCAGGTGGCGCCGGACTACCCGTTCTCCGAGACGGAGATCTTCGACCACCCCTCGTGGCCGAAGCTGCACTTCGTCGAGCACGAGTACGCCGGCGACTGGACCAACTGGTGGGTGCCGAACCGGCCCTGTGTCGAGGCGATGCTGCGGAGCGCGGGGTTCGCGCCCGAGCCCGTCCCGAGCAGCGAGATCTACGTGTGCCGCGTGACGGAGCGCACGGCGCGCGCCGGGGCGGTCTACCCGGCGGAGGGGATGCGGCCGTGA
- a CDS encoding beta-xylosidase, which yields MIEAVMLWNEPNNLSHWNFHLDPEWRTFSAMARVAGAAVRAVAPGLTRVLGGTSPIDPAFFALLASHGALEEVDAVAVHGFPLDWNHWQIHEWPARLEEVRVVVPLPVWISEVGVSSFGAEEVQEWGLRRTAALVLGKAPRVHWYSLMDLPRAWPATTRHREAEGSSYYRHFYMGLIREDGTPKPALRAFGDFVPDLGLCQWFHFEDHRLEAAVRWMKELGVRKLRTGLSWADSFCPNALAWFDRQMKALEPFDVTLTYCFTPEHRGLEAHHTSPPQRIEEYAEFCATMTRRYA from the coding sequence GTGATCGAGGCGGTGATGCTCTGGAACGAGCCGAACAACCTCTCTCACTGGAACTTCCACCTCGATCCCGAGTGGAGGACGTTCTCGGCGATGGCGCGGGTCGCCGGCGCCGCGGTGCGCGCGGTCGCGCCTGGGCTCACGCGCGTCCTGGGCGGCACCTCGCCCATCGACCCGGCCTTCTTCGCGCTCCTCGCCTCGCACGGCGCGCTCGAGGAGGTGGACGCCGTCGCGGTGCACGGGTTCCCGCTCGACTGGAACCACTGGCAGATCCACGAGTGGCCGGCGCGGCTCGAGGAGGTGCGCGTCGTCGTCCCCCTCCCCGTCTGGATCTCCGAGGTGGGCGTCTCCTCCTTCGGCGCCGAGGAGGTGCAGGAGTGGGGGCTCCGCCGGACGGCGGCGCTCGTCCTCGGCAAGGCGCCGCGCGTGCACTGGTACAGCCTCATGGACCTCCCGCGCGCCTGGCCCGCCACGACGCGTCACCGCGAGGCGGAGGGCTCGTCCTATTACCGGCACTTCTACATGGGGCTCATCCGCGAGGACGGCACGCCCAAGCCGGCGCTGCGCGCCTTCGGCGACTTCGTCCCCGACCTCGGCCTGTGCCAGTGGTTCCACTTCGAGGATCACCGCCTCGAGGCGGCGGTGCGCTGGATGAAGGAGCTCGGGGTGCGGAAGCTCCGCACCGGCCTCTCCTGGGCGGACTCCTTTTGCCCGAACGCGCTCGCCTGGTTCGACCGGCAGATGAAGGCGCTCGAGCCCTTCGACGTGACGCTCACCTACTGCTTCACGCCGGAGCATCGCGGCCTGGAGGCGCACCACACCTCTCCGCCGCAGCGGATCGAGGAGTACGCCGAGTTCTGCGCGACCATGACCCGGCGCTATGCCTGA
- a CDS encoding cellulase family glycosylhydrolase, translating into MTTRRLHCTGPRSAAAAMLAAALALGCARAPVRPGADAAGGREAAVNGVVELRLAVPAGAPVRAEVLAPSGARIHVPAFPVPGGWAARFRPREPGRHRWVARSGEGAAAAEVARGEVMAEDRGLAGQVIVSGGTLRTEDGRPFRPLGENRFNVYDPTWSDGLSPADYVARMAADGMNALRVFVFTACGRAGTMPNPGCLEPVLGAFDEAAAARYDAIFAAAEAHGVKVVLSVFAIGFTPGDAWKGWEENPYSAARGGPAAGNTDFFLDPRAREAARARLRYVLARWGASPALLAIDLLNEPEWDGAIPEDHWIPWAEDLARTWRAEDPYGHPVTAGPVGLHWNVEEDERAWWASAACDIVQWHRYGPDVHDVHDLAEALVETTRDTARYGKPVLIGEFGWGGDAKPEHDHTHVGIWAATFAGAGVLSHSAPPFTEDSDEPMTPARARHFRTLAAFLRRAEARGPLAPAPEPAVRRAPGLRALALGGERAAAVWLLAPRPGYGGRVKGARLTLAGIAPGRWRVTWVEDVSGEVIAVEERDASGPLPLDVPPFARHVAALVERIE; encoded by the coding sequence GTGACGACACGACGTCTCCACTGCACCGGGCCGCGCTCCGCCGCGGCCGCGATGCTCGCCGCCGCGCTCGCGCTCGGCTGCGCGCGGGCGCCGGTCCGGCCGGGCGCGGACGCTGCCGGCGGCCGCGAGGCCGCCGTGAACGGCGTGGTCGAGCTGCGGCTCGCCGTCCCCGCCGGCGCGCCGGTGCGCGCCGAGGTGCTCGCCCCCTCCGGCGCGCGAATCCACGTGCCGGCGTTCCCGGTCCCGGGGGGCTGGGCGGCGCGGTTCCGGCCCCGCGAGCCGGGGCGCCACCGCTGGGTGGCCCGCTCCGGCGAGGGCGCGGCCGCCGCCGAGGTGGCGCGCGGCGAGGTGATGGCGGAGGACCGCGGGCTGGCGGGGCAGGTGATCGTCTCGGGCGGCACGCTCCGGACCGAGGACGGCCGCCCCTTCCGCCCGCTCGGCGAGAACCGCTTCAACGTCTACGACCCCACCTGGTCGGACGGCCTCTCCCCCGCGGACTACGTCGCGCGCATGGCGGCGGACGGGATGAACGCGCTGCGCGTGTTCGTCTTCACCGCATGCGGCCGGGCGGGCACGATGCCGAACCCCGGCTGCCTCGAGCCCGTGCTCGGCGCGTTCGACGAGGCCGCGGCGGCGCGCTACGACGCGATCTTCGCGGCGGCGGAGGCGCACGGCGTGAAGGTCGTCCTCTCCGTCTTCGCGATCGGGTTCACGCCCGGCGACGCGTGGAAGGGGTGGGAGGAGAACCCTTACTCCGCCGCGCGCGGCGGGCCCGCGGCGGGGAACACCGACTTCTTCCTCGACCCCCGCGCCCGCGAGGCGGCGCGCGCGCGGCTCCGCTACGTGCTCGCACGCTGGGGCGCGTCGCCCGCCCTGCTCGCGATCGACCTCCTGAACGAGCCGGAGTGGGACGGCGCCATCCCGGAGGATCACTGGATCCCCTGGGCGGAGGACCTCGCGCGCACCTGGCGCGCGGAGGACCCGTACGGCCACCCGGTCACCGCGGGCCCGGTGGGGCTCCACTGGAACGTGGAGGAGGACGAGCGCGCCTGGTGGGCGTCCGCCGCCTGCGACATCGTCCAGTGGCACCGCTACGGCCCGGACGTGCACGACGTGCACGACCTCGCCGAGGCGCTCGTCGAGACGACGCGCGACACGGCGCGCTACGGGAAGCCGGTGCTGATCGGCGAGTTCGGCTGGGGCGGCGATGCGAAGCCCGAGCACGACCACACGCACGTCGGGATCTGGGCGGCGACCTTCGCCGGCGCCGGGGTGCTCTCCCACTCCGCGCCGCCCTTCACCGAGGACTCGGACGAGCCGATGACGCCGGCGCGGGCGCGCCACTTCCGCACGCTCGCGGCGTTCCTGCGCCGCGCGGAGGCGCGGGGGCCGCTCGCGCCCGCGCCCGAACCCGCGGTGCGGCGCGCGCCCGGCCTGCGGGCGCTCGCGCTCGGAGGCGAGCGGGCCGCCGCGGTGTGGCTCCTCGCTCCCCGTCCCGGCTACGGGGGGCGCGTGAAAGGGGCGCGCCTGACGCTCGCCGGGATTGCGCCCGGCCGCTGGCGCGTCACCTGGGTCGAGGACGTCTCCGGCGAGGTGATCGCGGTCGAGGAGCGGGACGCGTCCGGCCCGCTCCCGCTGGACGTGCCGCCGTTCGCGCGCCACGTCGCCGCCCTCGTGGAGCGGATCGAGTAG
- a CDS encoding ABC transporter ATP-binding protein, translating to MTAPHPPRRRAGLRRATEFLDPARGAISAILAIAIALAALNAAEPLALRHVFDGLAGGHAARGFAEGVLALVVLGLLREALQGVSNWLTWRTRIGIHFRLTEATVERLHRLPLTFHRAEGVGAVMTRLDRSIQGLVGALSEIAFNAVPAAVYLALSVAVMARLEWRLALLVLVFAPAPALIARLAAPMQTRRERSLLQRWARIYSRFNEVLSGIVTVKSFTMEAAEKKRFLDEVNSANEVVIRGVGVDSGVGAAQNLVQIAARVAALALGGVLVARGEVTVGTLVAFLGYVGGLFGPVLGLSGIYKTVNTARVSAEEVYGILDAHDHLGDAPDAREVIGLRGDVEWSGVRFAYEPEGPPLLDGIDLRVRAGERLAIVGPSGSGKSTLVALVQRFYDPTEGVVRVDGIDVRRLKQVSLRKQIAVVFQDSLLFNESVLANIAYGRPGASRAEIEQAARDANAHEFIERLPDGYDTVVGERGSRLSVGERQRVAIARTLLKAPPIVILDEPTSALDAESEQLVQQALDRATRGRTTLVIAHRLSTVVDADRIVVLREGRIVEEGRHADLLARGGYYASLVEKQARGLLPMAA from the coding sequence GTGACCGCCCCTCACCCTCCGAGGCGCCGTGCGGGCCTGCGGCGTGCGACCGAGTTTCTCGACCCCGCCCGCGGCGCCATCTCCGCCATCCTCGCCATCGCCATCGCGCTGGCGGCGCTGAACGCCGCCGAGCCGCTGGCGCTCCGCCACGTCTTCGACGGGCTCGCCGGTGGCCACGCGGCGCGCGGGTTCGCGGAGGGCGTCCTCGCCCTCGTCGTGCTGGGCCTGCTGCGCGAGGCGCTGCAGGGCGTCTCCAACTGGCTCACCTGGCGCACGCGGATCGGCATCCACTTCAGGCTGACCGAGGCGACCGTCGAGCGGCTGCACCGGCTGCCCCTCACCTTCCACCGAGCGGAGGGGGTCGGCGCGGTGATGACGAGGCTCGATCGCTCCATCCAGGGGCTCGTGGGCGCGCTCTCCGAGATCGCCTTCAACGCGGTGCCCGCCGCCGTCTACCTCGCGCTCTCCGTCGCGGTGATGGCGCGGCTCGAGTGGCGTCTCGCGCTGCTCGTCCTCGTCTTCGCTCCGGCGCCCGCGCTCATCGCGCGGCTCGCCGCCCCCATGCAGACGCGCCGCGAGCGGAGCCTGCTCCAGCGCTGGGCGCGCATCTACTCGCGGTTCAACGAGGTGCTCTCCGGGATCGTGACGGTGAAGAGCTTCACGATGGAGGCCGCCGAGAAGAAGCGCTTCCTCGACGAGGTCAACTCGGCGAACGAGGTGGTCATCCGCGGCGTGGGGGTCGACTCGGGCGTGGGCGCGGCCCAGAACCTCGTGCAGATCGCGGCGCGCGTCGCGGCGCTCGCCCTCGGCGGCGTGCTCGTCGCGCGCGGCGAGGTGACGGTCGGCACGCTCGTCGCCTTCCTCGGGTACGTGGGCGGCCTCTTCGGCCCGGTGCTCGGCCTCTCCGGCATCTACAAGACCGTCAACACCGCGCGCGTCTCCGCGGAGGAGGTGTACGGCATCCTCGACGCGCACGACCACCTCGGCGACGCGCCGGACGCGCGCGAGGTGATCGGGCTGCGCGGAGACGTCGAGTGGAGCGGCGTCCGCTTCGCCTACGAGCCGGAGGGTCCGCCGCTCCTCGACGGGATCGACCTGCGCGTGCGCGCGGGCGAGCGGCTCGCCATCGTGGGCCCCTCGGGCTCGGGCAAGTCCACCCTCGTGGCGCTCGTGCAGCGGTTCTACGATCCCACCGAGGGCGTCGTGCGCGTGGACGGCATCGACGTGCGCCGGCTGAAGCAGGTCTCGCTCCGCAAGCAGATCGCGGTCGTCTTCCAGGACTCCCTCCTCTTCAACGAGTCGGTGCTCGCCAACATCGCGTACGGCCGGCCGGGCGCCTCGCGCGCCGAGATCGAGCAGGCGGCCCGCGACGCCAACGCGCACGAGTTCATCGAGCGTCTGCCCGACGGGTACGACACCGTCGTCGGCGAGCGGGGCAGCCGCCTGTCGGTCGGCGAGCGGCAGCGCGTCGCCATCGCCCGCACGCTCCTCAAGGCGCCGCCGATCGTGATCCTCGACGAGCCCACCTCCGCGCTGGACGCCGAGTCGGAGCAGCTCGTCCAGCAGGCGCTCGACCGCGCCACGCGCGGCCGGACCACGCTCGTCATCGCGCACCGGCTGTCCACCGTCGTCGACGCCGACCGGATCGTGGTGCTGCGCGAGGGGCGCATCGTCGAGGAGGGCCGGCACGCGGACCTCCTCGCGCGCGGCGGCTACTACGCGAGCCTCGTCGAGAAGCAGGCGCGCGGGCTCCTGCCCATGGCGGCGTGA
- a CDS encoding DUF1003 domain-containing protein: MRVAAGERGGAGERPGLAGVVARNISVLLARRREEEQSERRRDRVAAAIGRFSGSMTFVWIHLAVVALWIAVNAGLVPGVPRFDRDFVKLATAASVEAIFLSTFVLIMQNRMAAVAEKRADLDLQISLLSEHEVTRLVRLVAAIAARMGIEDAQAEDLAELERDVRPEAVLNEMERVQEQGVPDDPPPAAAPPGGPAGGARRE, translated from the coding sequence ATGCGCGTGGCGGCGGGCGAGCGAGGGGGTGCGGGAGAGCGCCCGGGGCTGGCGGGCGTCGTCGCGCGGAACATCTCGGTGCTGCTCGCCCGCCGGCGCGAGGAGGAGCAGAGCGAGCGGCGGCGCGACCGGGTCGCGGCGGCGATCGGGCGCTTCTCGGGGTCCATGACCTTCGTCTGGATCCACCTCGCCGTCGTCGCGCTCTGGATCGCGGTGAACGCAGGGCTCGTGCCCGGCGTACCCCGGTTCGACCGCGACTTCGTGAAGCTCGCCACCGCCGCCTCCGTCGAGGCGATCTTCCTCTCCACCTTCGTGCTCATCATGCAGAACCGCATGGCGGCGGTGGCGGAGAAGCGCGCGGACCTGGATCTGCAGATCAGCCTGCTCTCCGAGCACGAGGTGACGCGCCTGGTGCGGCTGGTCGCGGCGATCGCGGCGCGCATGGGGATCGAGGACGCCCAGGCAGAGGACCTCGCGGAGCTGGAGCGCGACGTGAGGCCGGAGGCCGTCCTCAACGAGATGGAGCGCGTCCAGGAGCAGGGCGTCCCGGATGACCCGCCCCCGGCCGCGGCGCCGCCCGGCGGGCCGGCGGGAGGGGCCCGGAGGGAATGA
- a CDS encoding sensor histidine kinase KdpD: MAPLSDDATERRVLILAPTGRDADMMSEQLAAGESLQCTSCQDVDRLVQEMRRGAGAVVVAQEGLNDGGTEPLLSALDAQEHWSDLPILLLTFPLSRRAPHAHPAVALLERANVMLLQRPLPVPLFLSAVRSAVRARRRQYQIRDLHHELERAVQLGELFASILGHDLRTPLAAIKLSADAIVRGSQDPAALRPAGRILNSAERMARMIEQLLDFARVRQGSGIELQLRPAHLDDIARPVLQEIEAANPHATIEVRGSGDLSGEWDPDRLAQVLSNLAANAVQHGTRGTTTTVELEGTDGGLVRARVRNFGTISSDVLPTLFEPFRRTASSATRERGLGLGLFIAREIVRAHGGDISVRTPESDLTVFEVILPRRARPVPTGVVAAK, from the coding sequence GTGGCTCCTCTGAGCGATGACGCGACGGAACGGCGCGTCCTGATCCTCGCCCCCACGGGCAGGGACGCGGACATGATGTCCGAGCAGCTCGCGGCCGGTGAGTCGCTGCAGTGCACGAGCTGCCAGGACGTCGACCGGCTCGTCCAGGAGATGAGGCGCGGGGCAGGGGCCGTCGTCGTCGCTCAGGAAGGGCTGAACGACGGCGGCACGGAGCCGTTGCTGTCGGCGCTCGACGCGCAGGAGCACTGGTCGGACCTGCCGATCCTGCTCTTGACGTTCCCGCTGTCGAGGCGGGCGCCTCACGCGCATCCGGCGGTTGCGCTCCTGGAGCGCGCGAACGTCATGCTCCTGCAACGACCGTTGCCGGTTCCCCTGTTCCTGAGCGCGGTCCGCTCGGCGGTTCGAGCGCGACGCCGGCAGTATCAGATCCGCGACCTGCACCACGAGCTCGAGCGCGCGGTCCAGCTCGGCGAGCTGTTCGCGAGCATCCTCGGTCACGATCTCCGGACGCCGCTCGCTGCCATCAAGCTCTCGGCAGACGCCATCGTGCGAGGTTCACAAGATCCGGCGGCGCTTCGTCCTGCCGGCCGCATCCTGAACTCCGCCGAGCGGATGGCCCGGATGATCGAGCAGCTGCTCGACTTCGCGCGCGTGCGGCAGGGCAGCGGGATCGAGCTGCAGCTTCGTCCTGCCCACCTCGACGACATCGCCCGCCCGGTGCTCCAGGAGATCGAGGCAGCGAACCCGCACGCCACCATCGAGGTCCGCGGGTCCGGGGACCTGTCCGGTGAATGGGACCCGGACCGCCTTGCACAGGTTCTATCGAACCTCGCTGCGAACGCGGTGCAGCACGGAACGAGGGGGACGACGACGACGGTCGAGCTGGAGGGTACGGACGGCGGGCTGGTTCGGGCACGGGTCCGGAACTTCGGGACCATCTCCAGCGACGTGCTCCCGACACTGTTCGAGCCGTTCAGGCGGACCGCTTCGAGCGCCACCCGCGAGAGAGGACTCGGCCTGGGGCTGTTCATCGCGCGGGAGATCGTCCGCGCTCACGGGGGAGACATCTCCGTCCGCACGCCGGAGAGCGACCTCACGGTCTTCGAGGTGATCCTCCCACGCCGGGCTCGGCCCGTCCCGACCGGCGTGGTCGCTGCGAAGTAG